In Sphingomonas sp. LT1P40, the following are encoded in one genomic region:
- a CDS encoding Zn-dependent alcohol dehydrogenase: MKAAVLFEANRPLEIHDIQVSKPGPREVLIRTAACGVCRSDLHFVDGAYPHVMPTVPGHEAAGVVEAVGSDVTKLRPGDHVITFFTVFCGSCEFCVSGRPSLCVDSSTKRPKDAPPKLSLNDGTPVAHFLNLSAFAEQMLVHENACVAISRDMPLDRAALLGCAVMTGAGSIFRDSKVIPGDTVAVIGCGGIGLAAINAAKIAGAGKIVAIDPVPEKRALARKLGATHDYDAMADDVVKQVLKLTDGGVNYAIEAVGRPSSAEMAWNVLRRGGTATILGMIAPGQSVSIPGPTFLSGKKLQGSLAGSMQFPIDLPRLVQMYLDGVLDLDTMVAERIRLEDINHAFDNLRKGDAVRSVIEFA, encoded by the coding sequence TTGAAAGCGGCAGTCCTGTTCGAGGCCAATCGGCCCCTCGAAATCCACGATATCCAGGTGTCGAAACCCGGCCCGCGCGAAGTGCTGATCCGCACCGCCGCGTGCGGGGTTTGCCGGTCGGACCTGCACTTCGTCGATGGCGCCTATCCGCATGTCATGCCGACCGTGCCGGGGCACGAAGCGGCCGGCGTGGTCGAGGCGGTGGGGAGCGATGTCACCAAATTGCGACCGGGCGACCATGTCATCACCTTCTTCACCGTATTTTGTGGATCGTGCGAGTTTTGCGTGTCCGGGCGGCCGTCGCTGTGCGTGGATTCATCGACCAAACGCCCGAAGGATGCGCCGCCGAAGCTGTCGCTGAACGACGGCACACCGGTCGCGCATTTCCTGAACCTGTCGGCCTTCGCCGAGCAGATGCTGGTCCACGAAAATGCCTGCGTCGCAATCAGCAGGGACATGCCGCTTGATCGCGCCGCGTTGCTGGGCTGCGCGGTGATGACCGGGGCCGGGTCGATTTTCCGCGACAGCAAGGTGATCCCCGGCGACACGGTGGCAGTAATCGGCTGCGGCGGCATCGGCCTAGCCGCGATCAACGCCGCGAAGATCGCGGGCGCGGGCAAGATCGTCGCGATCGACCCGGTGCCGGAAAAGCGTGCGCTGGCGCGCAAGCTGGGCGCGACGCACGACTATGACGCGATGGCCGACGATGTGGTCAAACAGGTGCTGAAGCTGACCGATGGCGGGGTGAATTACGCGATCGAGGCGGTCGGGCGGCCGAGCAGCGCGGAAATGGCCTGGAACGTGCTGCGCCGGGGCGGCACCGCGACGATCCTGGGCATGATCGCGCCGGGGCAGTCGGTCAGCATCCCCGGGCCGACCTTCCTGTCGGGCAAGAAATTGCAAGGGTCGCTGGCCGGATCGATGCAGTTCCCGATCGACCTGCCGCGTCTCGTCCAGATGTATCTGGATGGCGTGCTCGACCTCGACACCATGGTCGCCGAGCGCATTCGTCTGGAGGATATCAACCATGCGTTCGACAATCTGCGCAAGGGCGATGCCGTGCGATCCGTGATCGAGTTCGCATGA
- a CDS encoding acyl-CoA dehydrogenase family protein, translating into MDFTLTERETYFRDRVRGFIDQHIAPRTPEYVAQVREGERWKVIPVIEELKPVAKAQGLWNFFMPPHSGQRHVDDSFEFEGTQLTNLEYALCAEEMGKAGWASEVFNCSAPDTGNMEVLHRYGTREQKDRWLNPLMNGEIRSAFLMTEPDVASSDATNIQTSMVRDGDEYVINGRKWWSSGVGDPRCQMLIVMGKTNPDASRHSQQSQILVPMDAAGVKVERMLSVFGYDHAPHGHGEVVLDNVRVPVENLLLGEGRGFEIAQGRLGPGRIHHCMRSIGVAENALEAMCKRLVSRVAFGKRISDHSIWEQRVAEARSNLEMMRLLCLKAADMMDKAGNKSAQLEIAMIKAMGPRMTLQILDDAIQAFGGAGVSGDTPLASAWASMRTLRFADGPDEVHNRAVARNEFGKYGDYKIDRPSSGDMAAAR; encoded by the coding sequence ATGGACTTTACGCTGACCGAGCGGGAAACCTATTTCCGCGATCGCGTGCGCGGGTTCATCGACCAGCATATCGCGCCGCGCACCCCCGAATATGTTGCGCAGGTCCGCGAAGGCGAGCGCTGGAAGGTGATTCCGGTGATCGAGGAATTGAAGCCGGTGGCGAAGGCGCAGGGGTTGTGGAATTTCTTCATGCCGCCGCATTCGGGCCAGCGCCATGTCGACGACAGTTTCGAGTTCGAGGGGACGCAACTCACCAACCTCGAATATGCACTGTGTGCCGAGGAGATGGGGAAGGCGGGCTGGGCGTCGGAGGTGTTCAACTGCTCCGCACCCGACACCGGCAATATGGAGGTGCTGCATCGTTACGGCACGCGCGAGCAGAAGGACCGCTGGCTCAACCCGTTGATGAATGGCGAGATTCGCTCGGCATTTCTGATGACCGAGCCGGACGTGGCCTCGTCCGACGCGACCAACATCCAGACGTCGATGGTCCGCGACGGCGACGAATATGTCATCAACGGCCGCAAATGGTGGTCGTCGGGGGTGGGCGATCCGCGCTGTCAGATGCTGATCGTGATGGGCAAGACCAATCCCGATGCGTCGCGCCATTCGCAGCAAAGCCAGATTCTGGTGCCGATGGACGCGGCGGGCGTGAAGGTCGAGCGGATGCTTTCGGTTTTCGGGTATGATCACGCGCCGCATGGCCATGGCGAGGTCGTGCTCGACAATGTCCGAGTACCGGTGGAGAATCTGCTGCTGGGCGAGGGACGCGGGTTCGAGATCGCGCAGGGGCGGCTAGGGCCGGGGCGCATCCACCATTGCATGCGCTCGATCGGGGTGGCCGAAAACGCGCTGGAGGCGATGTGCAAGCGGCTGGTCAGCCGCGTCGCGTTCGGCAAGCGCATTTCCGACCATTCGATCTGGGAACAGCGAGTGGCGGAGGCGCGCTCCAATCTCGAGATGATGCGGCTGCTGTGCCTGAAGGCGGCGGACATGATGGACAAGGCCGGCAACAAATCGGCCCAGCTCGAAATCGCCATGATAAAGGCGATGGGGCCGCGCATGACGCTGCAGATCCTGGACGACGCGATTCAGGCGTTCGGTGGCGCGGGTGTGTCGGGCGATACGCCGCTGGCGAGTGCGTGGGCGAGCATGCGCACGTTGCGCTTTGCCGACGGGCCGGACGAAGTTCACAACCGGGCGGTCGCACGCAACGAGTTCGGCAAATATGGGGACTATAAGATCGATCGTCCGTCGAGCGGCGACATGGCGGCGGCGCGTTAA
- a CDS encoding TetR/AcrR family transcriptional regulator gives MEAEEAVPTEARGETKRFRAKRDAILAAAADVINEQSAKGMTFADVAQRVGLNTTSVTYYFKRKEDLAAACFDVTLDRLDEMLDAAHKERTPEARVARYIEINMERLAQIHRGEEKAFAILSDLRAMEGEMRARLMQRWQQIFRKTRALWGNDGTRAETDLRGGRAHVLLENTFWLPAWLVRYELDEYPRVAARLMDVFRNGIAATDSVWQPQMLDLVHDEAEPGREAFLLAATRLINELGYRGASVQKIASELNVTKGSFYHHLDAKDELVIECYRRSFDIIADAQRLAEETGGNQWHRLTSTITTLLDFQFSQRGPLLRTTALSGLPPRVRTAMVDRSNRIARRYAGMLSDGIAEGSIRPIDPLVASQTMMAMQNAAFDMRKWAGTMPRDRAIAFYASTVVFGLFDDRVLGG, from the coding sequence ATGGAAGCGGAAGAGGCGGTGCCAACCGAGGCGCGCGGGGAAACAAAACGGTTCAGGGCCAAGCGCGACGCGATCCTCGCGGCGGCGGCTGACGTCATCAACGAACAAAGCGCCAAGGGTATGACCTTTGCCGATGTGGCGCAGCGCGTCGGCCTCAATACCACCAGCGTTACCTATTATTTCAAGCGCAAGGAAGACCTTGCCGCCGCCTGTTTCGACGTCACGCTCGACCGGCTCGACGAGATGCTGGACGCGGCGCACAAGGAGAGGACGCCGGAGGCGCGCGTTGCCCGCTATATCGAAATCAACATGGAGCGGCTGGCGCAGATCCATCGCGGTGAAGAAAAGGCGTTCGCCATCCTCTCCGACCTGCGCGCCATGGAAGGCGAGATGCGCGCCCGACTGATGCAGCGCTGGCAACAGATTTTCCGCAAGACGCGCGCTTTGTGGGGCAATGACGGGACGCGGGCCGAGACCGATCTGCGCGGCGGGCGCGCGCATGTGCTGCTGGAGAATACCTTCTGGCTGCCCGCCTGGCTGGTGCGGTACGAACTCGACGAATATCCGCGCGTCGCGGCCCGGCTGATGGACGTATTCCGCAACGGCATCGCCGCCACGGATTCCGTCTGGCAGCCGCAGATGCTCGACCTGGTGCATGACGAGGCCGAGCCGGGGCGCGAGGCATTCCTGCTCGCCGCCACCCGCCTGATCAACGAACTCGGCTATCGCGGCGCGTCGGTGCAGAAGATCGCCAGCGAGTTGAACGTGACCAAGGGCAGCTTCTACCACCATCTCGATGCCAAGGACGAACTGGTGATCGAATGCTATCGCCGCAGCTTCGACATCATCGCCGATGCGCAGCGGCTGGCGGAGGAGACCGGCGGCAACCAGTGGCACCGGCTGACCAGCACGATCACGACGCTGCTCGACTTCCAGTTTTCACAGCGCGGGCCATTGCTGCGCACGACCGCGCTGTCCGGCCTGCCCCCGCGCGTCCGCACCGCGATGGTCGATCGCTCCAACCGCATCGCGCGCCGCTATGCGGGCATGCTGTCGGACGGCATCGCCGAGGGATCGATCCGCCCGATCGATCCGCTGGTGGCGAGCCAGACGATGATGGCGATGCAGAACGCCGCGTTCGACATGCGCAAATGGGCGGGCACGATGCCGCGCGACCGGGCGATCGCTTTCTACGCGTCGACCGTGGTGTTCGGGTTGTTCGACGATCGGGTGCTGGGGGGCTAG
- a CDS encoding spinster family MFS transporter encodes MASSSGIDGPTTPAPDTAQVDAIAMKRRTATLILLTAAYFFSYMDRQILAILQEDIKAELLLSDTQLGLLAGFAFAIFYATLGLPVARLADRGNRVNIIAIALTLWSAMTAVCGLAQNFVQLLLARIGVGIGEAGSSPPSHSIIADLYPPEKRAGAMGIYSLGVVLGAAGGTMIGGTLAHFFGWRVAMFAVGIPGILLAIIIKMFVIEPRRGLSDPSQTQTQTQTHTHGDMPSFGTGFRTLFANRAALHLVMGVTITSLIGYGHTAFGPSFLIRTLGMDKLQLASIVAPVGAICGTISAVMGGWLANKAAERWGLHSQAWLVLAMKGVGLPLSFLFFASSDPWVAVPIYWFSLLLVNSYLGPTFALIQGLAPLRMRALWAAVTLLVINLIGLGLGPTMIGVISDALKPTYGDAEALRMAMLTFAAATPWALFHYWRAGVWLKRQAAT; translated from the coding sequence ATGGCGAGCAGTTCCGGCATAGATGGGCCGACAACGCCTGCTCCCGACACCGCACAGGTCGACGCGATCGCCATGAAGCGCCGGACGGCGACGCTGATCCTGCTCACCGCCGCCTATTTCTTCAGCTATATGGACCGGCAGATCCTTGCGATCCTGCAGGAGGACATCAAGGCCGAATTGCTGCTGAGCGACACGCAGCTGGGCCTGCTCGCGGGTTTCGCCTTCGCCATTTTCTACGCGACATTGGGCTTGCCGGTCGCGCGACTCGCCGATCGCGGCAATCGCGTCAACATCATCGCCATCGCACTTACCCTGTGGAGCGCGATGACCGCCGTGTGCGGGCTGGCACAGAATTTCGTGCAATTGTTGCTCGCGCGGATCGGCGTGGGGATCGGGGAGGCGGGATCGAGCCCGCCTAGCCATTCGATCATCGCCGATCTCTATCCGCCGGAAAAGCGCGCAGGGGCGATGGGCATCTATTCGCTGGGCGTGGTGCTGGGTGCGGCGGGCGGCACGATGATCGGCGGCACGCTGGCGCATTTCTTCGGCTGGCGTGTGGCGATGTTTGCGGTCGGTATCCCCGGCATCTTGCTCGCTATCATCATCAAGATGTTTGTGATCGAACCGCGTCGCGGGCTGTCCGATCCGTCGCAGACGCAGACGCAGACGCAGACGCACACGCATGGCGACATGCCGAGCTTCGGCACCGGTTTCCGCACGCTGTTTGCCAATCGCGCCGCGCTGCATCTGGTGATGGGCGTCACCATCACCTCGCTGATCGGCTATGGCCACACCGCGTTCGGTCCCAGCTTCCTGATCCGCACGCTCGGGATGGACAAGCTTCAGCTCGCGTCGATCGTCGCCCCGGTGGGCGCGATTTGCGGCACGATATCGGCGGTGATGGGCGGATGGCTGGCGAACAAGGCGGCGGAGCGGTGGGGGCTGCACAGTCAGGCATGGCTGGTACTGGCGATGAAGGGCGTGGGACTCCCGCTCTCCTTCCTGTTCTTCGCCTCGTCCGATCCGTGGGTGGCGGTGCCGATCTACTGGTTCTCGCTATTGCTGGTGAACTCGTATCTCGGCCCGACCTTTGCGCTGATTCAGGGGCTGGCACCCTTGCGCATGCGCGCGCTGTGGGCGGCGGTGACGTTGCTGGTCATCAACCTGATCGGCCTGGGCCTCGGCCCGACGATGATCGGCGTCATCAGCGACGCGCTGAAGCCGACCTATGGCGATGCCGAGGCGTTGCGGATGGCGATGCTGACCTTCGCCGCGGCAACGCCTTGGGCGCTGTTCCATTACTGGCGCGCGGGAGTGTGGTTGAAGCGACAGGCTGCGACATGA
- a CDS encoding TonB-dependent receptor domain-containing protein has product MKKQLLVACGFSALAIGVASPAYAQDGESEIVITGSIIAGTPEDAALPVDVIGAEELSKQGNPSTLELVKALPTSSASLGDSNQFDSRSQGAEGIATVNLRGLSPQRTLVLLNSKRLATSGNGVPSVDINMLPSAALGRVEILKDGAAATYGSEAIAGVVNFITRTNQRGFQGAASYKFIDGSDGDVDLSLSYGHVGENLRVLFAAGFQKRGQLMAKERDWAIRPYAENPQGGWTGGGNPANFLFLSAAGSPVTGVVGDASCASLGGFVGADARCSNQYSVYDNLVELEKRGQAFVDVEIDITPSMTFQTTLLYGRTTVPHYLTSPSYLLTQSPSAVAAAGTPYAPFAALFGSGFFAPSENPGLVAYRAANAGTPAGAGVLFPTLLFRPFLLGGNPGTLNDETEPGSSRGMRKSESFRATAELRGEISANLNYNLNFTYHNYYRYIDGTDSYGDRVQRALLGFGGPNCTGSTPGANGCMWFNPFGNAVTRNAATGATNSQGNGPANSSVLTDWFFVKSFTQVDTELTVVEGSISGGTGFSLPGGEVQFGIGGQYRSESIDTTYGAANNLAQNPCRESPLNGNTNAAACSGGRPATGALGFLGTNRNSSLSGSVYAIYGEMQLPILDTLNVQLAARYEDYGGNIGSTFDPQIRARWQVTDWLALRGGYGTTFRAPTLANVSTNGVVALQIIDTAFRPIDVVGNPNLIPESSTNYGGGILLNAGGFTASLDYYRYDLKDVIVTDPLIAMVNTLFPAGAGNTCATNAALAARFTFSTGPCTAATTRTAISRVRTELQNGASITNEGIDASVGYRNNEMFGGAARFGIGGSVTYTLQNRIGDISVAGTLVQAGYDGVGLLNYQTTLYPVPEWKGQGYLELGSGPVDARLTVTYIDGLYDQRADTTAAGIYGPNAALGGARVTGGANIESYTSADFTIQFAITDSVTLSGSVYNIFDQDPPFAREDYNYEPFVGNPLGRNFKIGVAAKF; this is encoded by the coding sequence ATGAAGAAGCAGCTATTGGTGGCGTGCGGATTCTCGGCGCTGGCGATCGGGGTGGCCTCGCCGGCTTATGCACAGGACGGTGAGAGCGAAATCGTCATTACCGGTTCGATCATCGCGGGCACGCCCGAGGATGCGGCGCTGCCGGTCGACGTGATCGGTGCCGAGGAACTGTCGAAACAGGGCAATCCGTCGACGCTGGAACTGGTCAAGGCGCTGCCGACATCGAGCGCGTCGCTGGGCGATTCCAACCAGTTCGACAGCCGGTCGCAGGGTGCCGAGGGCATTGCCACGGTCAATCTGCGCGGCCTCAGCCCGCAGCGCACTTTGGTACTGCTCAACTCGAAACGGCTGGCCACGTCGGGTAACGGCGTCCCCTCGGTCGATATCAACATGCTGCCATCGGCGGCGCTGGGACGCGTCGAAATCCTGAAGGACGGCGCGGCGGCGACCTATGGTTCCGAAGCGATTGCGGGCGTGGTCAACTTCATCACGCGCACCAATCAGCGCGGCTTTCAGGGTGCGGCCAGCTACAAGTTCATCGACGGCTCGGATGGCGATGTCGATCTGTCGCTCAGCTATGGCCATGTCGGCGAGAATCTGCGTGTGCTGTTCGCCGCGGGCTTTCAGAAGCGCGGTCAGCTGATGGCGAAGGAACGCGACTGGGCGATCCGGCCCTATGCCGAAAATCCGCAGGGCGGCTGGACCGGCGGCGGCAACCCCGCCAACTTCCTGTTCCTGAGCGCGGCGGGATCGCCGGTGACCGGCGTGGTCGGTGACGCATCCTGCGCCTCGCTGGGCGGGTTCGTCGGCGCGGACGCCCGCTGTTCCAACCAATATTCGGTCTATGACAATCTGGTCGAGCTGGAAAAGCGCGGACAGGCGTTCGTCGATGTCGAGATCGACATCACGCCGTCGATGACGTTCCAGACGACGTTGCTGTACGGCCGCACCACCGTGCCGCACTATCTGACCTCGCCATCCTATCTGTTGACGCAATCGCCATCGGCGGTGGCGGCGGCGGGGACGCCCTATGCGCCGTTCGCCGCCCTGTTCGGCAGCGGCTTTTTCGCGCCGAGCGAGAATCCCGGTCTGGTCGCCTATCGTGCGGCCAATGCGGGCACGCCGGCGGGGGCGGGCGTTCTGTTCCCGACCCTGTTGTTCCGCCCGTTCCTGCTTGGCGGCAATCCGGGGACGCTGAACGACGAGACCGAGCCGGGCTCGTCGCGCGGCATGCGCAAGAGCGAATCCTTCCGCGCGACCGCCGAACTGCGCGGCGAGATCAGCGCGAATTTGAACTACAACCTCAATTTCACCTATCATAACTATTATCGCTACATCGACGGTACCGATTCCTATGGCGATCGCGTGCAGCGTGCGCTGCTCGGTTTCGGCGGGCCGAATTGCACCGGCAGCACGCCGGGTGCGAACGGGTGCATGTGGTTCAACCCGTTCGGCAATGCGGTGACACGTAACGCGGCGACCGGCGCGACCAACAGCCAGGGGAACGGGCCGGCAAATTCGTCCGTGCTGACCGACTGGTTCTTCGTCAAGTCGTTCACCCAGGTCGATACCGAACTGACGGTGGTCGAAGGATCGATCAGCGGCGGCACCGGCTTTTCGCTGCCCGGCGGCGAGGTGCAATTCGGCATTGGCGGCCAATATCGCAGTGAATCGATCGACACGACCTATGGCGCAGCCAACAATCTGGCGCAGAATCCGTGCCGCGAATCCCCGCTCAACGGAAACACCAATGCGGCGGCGTGCTCGGGCGGTCGTCCGGCGACCGGCGCACTGGGCTTCCTAGGCACCAACCGCAACTCGTCTTTGTCGGGCAGCGTCTATGCCATCTATGGCGAAATGCAGCTGCCGATCCTCGACACGCTGAACGTCCAGCTGGCGGCGCGCTACGAAGATTATGGCGGCAATATCGGTTCGACCTTCGATCCGCAGATTCGCGCACGCTGGCAGGTGACCGACTGGCTGGCACTGCGCGGCGGATACGGCACCACCTTCCGCGCGCCGACCCTGGCCAACGTATCGACCAACGGCGTGGTCGCGTTGCAGATCATCGACACCGCGTTCCGCCCGATCGACGTGGTCGGCAATCCCAATCTGATCCCGGAATCGTCGACCAACTATGGCGGCGGCATTCTGTTGAACGCCGGTGGGTTTACCGCCAGCCTCGATTATTACCGCTATGACCTGAAGGATGTGATCGTCACCGATCCGCTGATCGCAATGGTCAACACGCTGTTCCCGGCGGGTGCAGGCAACACCTGTGCCACCAACGCCGCACTGGCCGCGCGCTTCACCTTCTCGACCGGACCCTGCACGGCGGCGACGACGCGCACGGCAATCTCGCGCGTGCGCACCGAGTTGCAGAACGGCGCGTCGATCACCAACGAGGGCATCGACGCCTCGGTCGGCTATCGTAACAACGAGATGTTCGGCGGGGCCGCGCGTTTCGGCATCGGCGGCAGCGTGACCTATACGCTTCAGAACCGCATCGGCGATATCTCGGTCGCGGGCACCTTGGTTCAGGCGGGCTATGACGGGGTCGGGCTGCTCAATTACCAGACCACGCTCTATCCCGTGCCGGAGTGGAAGGGGCAGGGCTATCTGGAGCTGGGCAGCGGTCCGGTCGATGCGCGGCTGACCGTGACCTATATCGACGGGCTGTACGATCAGCGCGCCGATACGACGGCGGCGGGCATCTATGGCCCGAACGCGGCACTGGGCGGCGCGCGCGTGACCGGCGGCGCGAACATCGAAAGCTATACCAGCGCCGATTTCACCATCCAGTTCGCCATCACCGACAGCGTCACCCTGTCGGGCAGCGTCTATAACATCTTCGATCAGGATCCGCCGTTCGCGCGGGAGGATTACAACTACGAGCCGTTCGTCGGCAATCCGCTGGGCCGCAACTTCAAAATTGGCGTCGCCGCCAAATTCTGA
- a CDS encoding acyl-CoA dehydrogenase family protein — protein sequence MAVLTEEQTMLRDMARDWATNESPVNAWRKVRDADTAAGFDAGAYSTMAEMGWTGIIIPEAHGGSDFGWLSLGLVIEELAKTMTASPLAVSAAAASAILLGGSDAQKAKYLPRIASGELVATLAVDEGPRHDPAGIAAKVEGGTLSGAKAFVAEGDSAGLFVVAASDGLYLVEAGAGVTVTRRHLVDFRSHADVAFDGAGADRLADGGDALLDKVLDRAAILTSAEMLGMAGQSFDTTLAYLKQRVQFGQVLATFQAIQHRMANLFSEIEVMRSVVEVGLAAIDSGADTRQAASLAKGKANEVGHLMSRELIQLHGGIGMTDEYDAGFVLKRMRVLEQQWGNTAYHRDRFARLGGF from the coding sequence ATGGCCGTTCTGACCGAAGAACAGACGATGCTGCGCGACATGGCGCGCGATTGGGCGACGAACGAGAGTCCGGTAAACGCGTGGCGCAAGGTGCGCGATGCCGACACCGCCGCCGGGTTCGACGCGGGCGCATATTCGACGATGGCCGAAATGGGCTGGACCGGGATCATCATCCCCGAGGCGCATGGCGGCAGCGATTTCGGCTGGCTGAGCCTGGGGCTGGTGATCGAGGAGCTGGCCAAGACGATGACGGCCAGCCCGCTGGCGGTGTCGGCGGCGGCCGCATCGGCGATTTTGCTGGGCGGGAGCGACGCGCAGAAGGCGAAGTATCTGCCGCGTATCGCCAGTGGTGAACTGGTGGCGACGCTGGCGGTGGACGAAGGGCCGCGCCACGATCCGGCGGGGATCGCCGCGAAGGTCGAGGGCGGCACGCTGTCCGGGGCCAAGGCGTTCGTGGCCGAGGGCGACAGTGCGGGGCTGTTCGTGGTCGCCGCGAGCGACGGCCTGTATCTGGTCGAGGCCGGGGCGGGCGTCACCGTAACGCGCCGCCATCTGGTCGATTTCCGCAGCCATGCCGATGTCGCGTTCGACGGCGCGGGGGCGGACAGGCTGGCGGATGGCGGCGATGCGCTGCTGGACAAGGTGCTCGACCGCGCCGCGATCCTGACCTCAGCGGAAATGTTGGGCATGGCCGGACAGTCATTCGACACGACGTTGGCCTATCTGAAACAGCGCGTGCAGTTCGGACAGGTGCTGGCGACGTTCCAGGCGATCCAGCACCGCATGGCGAACCTGTTCAGCGAGATCGAGGTAATGCGGTCGGTCGTCGAGGTGGGCTTGGCGGCAATCGACAGCGGAGCGGATACGCGCCAGGCCGCATCGCTGGCCAAGGGCAAGGCCAATGAGGTCGGCCATCTGATGAGCCGCGAACTGATCCAGCTCCACGGCGGCATCGGTATGACCGATGAATATGACGCCGGGTTCGTCCTGAAACGGATGCGCGTATTGGAGCAGCAATGGGGGAATACCGCGTATCACCGCGACCGGTTTGCGCGGTTGGGCGGGTTTTGA